GGTCGATGGATCCGAACTCTCGCCGGTCATGAGCAGGAATCCGACGCCCTGCGGATCCGCCGCGATCGCGAAGCGGCCGACGCCCGGGATGTCCATCGGCGCGACCGGGATCGAACCGCCGAGATCCCGGACCTTCGCCGCGGCGGCATCGACGTCGGGCGTGCCGAAATAGATCGACCAGCCGGACAGCGACGGGGCGCCGGGCGCCGGGGTCATGATCCCGGCGACCGCCGCGCCGTCGGGCGCGGTGGCGATCAGGTACTCGCCATGCTCGGCCATGCCCGACGGCGCGATCGTCCAGCCGATCGTCGCGGCGTAGAAGGCCTGCGCCTTGGCGTCGTCGGGCGTGGTGAGCTCGAACCAGGCCGGAATGCCAGCGTCCTTGGTCATGCCCGCTCTCCCTGCCTGGCAAGCCATGCGGCGAATTCGGGCGCGGGCGCGCCGGTGAACCCTGCCATCTGGTCGGCGAGCGCCCTGACGAAGGCGGGGCGGGCGGTACCGCGCGCGACATAGGCGCGCAGCGTGGGGTGGCCGTCCAGCAGGCCGTCGTCGGCGATGATCCGCAACACCGCGACCATCAGCAGGTCGCCCGCGGTGAAGACGTCGCCGTCGAGCCAGGTCTGCTCGCCCAATCGCCGGGACAGTTCGCCCAGCCGCTCCTCGATGCGCGCGAGTACCGAGGGCAGGCGCGGCGCCGACCACGGCTTGCCGCGTTCGAACAGGGTGGCGGTCGCATGGTCCATGATCGGCGGCTCGACCGTGTTGAGCGCGGCGAACATCCATTCGACCGCGCGCGCGCGTGCCGCGGGATCGGCGGGGAGCAGCATGGTGCCGTGGGTGTTGGCGATGTGGTGGACGATCGCGCCGGATTCGAAGAGCAGTATCTCGCCCTCTTCGTAGGTCGGAACCTGGCCGAAGGGCTGGCGCCCGCGGTGCGGCGCCTGTTTCTGCTCGCCCTGGCTCAGGTAGATCACGTCATAGGGCTGGCCGACCTCTTCGAGCGCCCAGCGGACGCGCAGGTCGCGGACCTGTCCCTTGGCGAAGTCGGGAACCCAGTCGAACGCGGTGATGGTCGGGCGCATCTATCCTCTCCTATCTGCCGTGGACCGCACGCCATGCGGCCGGGCGGCGTGGACACCGATCCTTGCGTCGGTCAGGTCTCAGCCTCCTCGGGCTGGCGCATCGCCTCGGCGGCGGCCGCCATGTCCATGAACATCGGGCCCCAGCCATGGCCGTCGGGATCCTCGAACGCGCGGCTGTACATGAAGCCCAGATCCTCGGCGCCGTGCAGTTCGCGCCCCCCGGCGGCGACGGCGGCCGCGGTGATCGCGTCCACCTCCGCGCGACTGTCGCGCGAGAGCGCGAACAGCACGCCGCTGCTGGTGTGCGCGTCGATGATCGTCTTGTCGGTGAAGGTGGCGTAGATGCCATGATCGAGCAGCATCACCGAGATCGTGTCCGACCATTCCATCGCAGCGGCTTGCGCGGTCGAGAACATCGCGTTCCGGGTAAAGCCGATCGCCTCGTAGAACGCCGCCGCGCGGGCGACGTCGGTGACGGGCAGGTTCACGAAGATCGTCTTGGCCATGTCGAACCAATCCTTGGCGACTCGCTGTTTGCGCAGACTGCCGCTGCCGGTTATGAAAAACAACCATGAAGTTAGAAAATGTGACCGGCGACGGGGCGGGGCCGGCGAAACGCTGGTATGACGATGCCTGCGGCACCGCGCATGCGCTGGAACTGGTCGGTGAGCGGTGGTCGTTGTTGATCGTCCGCGAACTGATGTTCGGTCCGCGCCGGTTCGGCGAACTGCGGGCCGCGCTG
This sequence is a window from Sphingomonas ginsenosidivorax. Protein-coding genes within it:
- a CDS encoding VOC family protein, producing the protein MAKTIFVNLPVTDVARAAAFYEAIGFTRNAMFSTAQAAAMEWSDTISVMLLDHGIYATFTDKTIIDAHTSSGVLFALSRDSRAEVDAITAAAVAAGGRELHGAEDLGFMYSRAFEDPDGHGWGPMFMDMAAAAEAMRQPEEAET
- a CDS encoding glutathione S-transferase family protein; protein product: MRPTITAFDWVPDFAKGQVRDLRVRWALEEVGQPYDVIYLSQGEQKQAPHRGRQPFGQVPTYEEGEILLFESGAIVHHIANTHGTMLLPADPAARARAVEWMFAALNTVEPPIMDHATATLFERGKPWSAPRLPSVLARIEERLGELSRRLGEQTWLDGDVFTAGDLLMVAVLRIIADDGLLDGHPTLRAYVARGTARPAFVRALADQMAGFTGAPAPEFAAWLARQGERA